In a single window of the Candidatus Bathyarchaeia archaeon genome:
- a CDS encoding TFIIB-type zinc ribbon-containing protein, which translates to MLKQERSTNKCPRCGKGNMVTDGTGSELYCADCGLVIKEKIVDMGPEWRSFSGDDKGDRSRTGIPTSIAMHDMGLATVIGTLNKDATGRSLSGSMKSTVERLRTWDRRSQVHASADRNLRQAFSELRRLADKLTVSEAVTEKAAYFYRKALERNLVRGRSISAMMAASLYAACRDGEIPRTLKDVAAVSNVKKKDLARSYRLMHREMDFQMPVADASRCVSGIASRAKMSEKTQRRAREILFRAKQTGISAGKDPMGLAASALYVACTLEGEDKTQKDVAEAARVTEVTIRNRYKGLREALGI; encoded by the coding sequence CTGCTTAAGCAGGAAAGGAGTACGAACAAATGCCCACGTTGCGGCAAGGGCAACATGGTGACCGACGGCACTGGGTCAGAGCTCTACTGCGCCGACTGCGGGCTGGTCATCAAGGAGAAGATTGTGGACATGGGACCGGAATGGAGGTCCTTCTCCGGCGACGACAAGGGGGACCGCAGCAGGACTGGAATCCCGACGTCGATAGCCATGCACGACATGGGGCTGGCCACGGTCATAGGGACCCTCAACAAGGACGCGACAGGCAGGTCGCTGTCCGGGTCGATGAAGTCGACGGTCGAAAGGCTGAGGACATGGGACAGGAGGAGCCAGGTCCACGCGTCCGCAGACAGGAACCTCCGCCAGGCGTTCAGCGAGCTTCGAAGGCTTGCGGACAAGCTTACAGTATCAGAGGCTGTTACCGAGAAGGCAGCTTATTTCTACAGGAAGGCCCTGGAGAGGAACCTGGTCAGGGGAAGGTCGATTTCGGCGATGATGGCGGCTTCACTTTATGCGGCCTGCAGGGACGGCGAAATCCCGAGGACGCTGAAGGACGTAGCCGCGGTGAGCAACGTCAAGAAGAAGGACCTCGCAAGGTCGTACAGGCTAATGCACAGGGAGATGGACTTCCAGATGCCGGTGGCCGATGCGTCGAGGTGCGTGTCCGGGATTGCTTCGAGGGCGAAGATGTCTGAAAAGACGCAGAGAAGGGCGCGGGAGATTCTGTTCAGAGCCAAGCAGACGGGAATTTCGGCTGGGAAGGATCCGATGGGGCTGGCGGCCTCGGCTCTGTACGTCGCCTGTACGCTAGAGGGCGAAGACAAGACCCAGAAGGACGTGGCGGAAGCTGCGAGGGTGACAGAAGTCACGATCAGGAATAGGTACAAAGGTCTAAGAGAAGCCCTGGGTATCTGA
- a CDS encoding HEPN domain-containing protein — translation MPSRAYRDFLQRDRDVDQLLRAHESVVRSSHVNAAAAGGTGLAQLAQVALALVRPAGPGRPAEVDAINRAAIVLLTAHLEGFLEDLHGEAASILLMNRVRNLDTLIDEAHDRFRNPTIDAITKLFNTLGMPDFLDGMSWQRSKNEAVKRRLTELVKLRNDIAHGEEARVTKRRVVAARRFVGILAQKLDEKVGTEIRQVTQVAPW, via the coding sequence ATGCCTTCTCGAGCCTACAGGGATTTCCTACAGCGGGACAGAGACGTCGACCAGCTCTTGAGGGCCCACGAGAGCGTTGTCAGATCCAGCCACGTCAATGCAGCTGCGGCAGGCGGAACAGGGCTCGCGCAACTGGCTCAGGTTGCTTTGGCGCTCGTTAGGCCCGCTGGGCCGGGACGCCCAGCGGAGGTAGACGCCATCAACAGAGCTGCAATCGTGCTTCTAACAGCTCACCTCGAAGGTTTCTTGGAGGATCTTCATGGAGAGGCAGCTAGTATCCTTCTCATGAACCGAGTCAGGAATTTGGACACATTAATCGATGAGGCTCATGACAGGTTTCGAAACCCCACAATCGATGCCATTACCAAACTGTTCAACACTCTGGGAATGCCAGATTTCCTAGACGGGATGAGCTGGCAAAGGAGCAAGAACGAAGCGGTCAAACGTCGCCTGACCGAATTGGTCAAACTCAGAAACGACATAGCTCACGGAGAGGAGGCAAGGGTTACGAAAAGGAGAGTCGTAGCGGCGAGGAGGTTCGTAGGAATCCTCGCCCAGAAGCTTGACGAGAAAGTTGGCACGGAAATAAGGCAGGTGACGCAGGTAGCTCCTTGGTAG
- a CDS encoding TIR domain-containing protein: MPRPLVLEGCWIVPRQDLHFLESGRVNAELRNTSGTKLILEDLAVIFQAERGLRSLEARTRKRVVIEPKGRIRVTVQFLAELSLIPYTNTFSFITHYRTIGSSTSTKLDIPPPPFQNVLSLYPSARTEHYFFLSHRIPDDEELASKLDRYLQKIGYAGFLAEGELRIGAKVWEEKIEPAMQDPRCSGVIFLWTSKAHNHPAAMRRELKLAKKYKKKVMLLLQKRVPRPEGFPRKPEFQLSVGNTIGDFDLIELTKSIARAHVRGEI, from the coding sequence ATGCCTAGACCTCTGGTTCTAGAGGGCTGCTGGATAGTTCCTAGGCAGGACCTACACTTTCTCGAATCCGGCCGCGTAAATGCCGAGCTTAGAAACACATCAGGAACGAAGCTCATTCTGGAGGACTTAGCGGTTATCTTCCAGGCCGAAAGAGGACTGCGGTCATTAGAGGCACGCACTCGCAAGCGAGTCGTTATCGAACCGAAAGGCAGAATCCGAGTGACCGTCCAGTTTTTGGCTGAGCTATCCTTGATTCCCTACACTAACACTTTCTCATTCATCACACATTACAGAACCATTGGGTCGTCCACATCGACCAAGTTGGACATCCCGCCCCCTCCCTTCCAGAATGTGCTATCCCTGTACCCATCGGCTAGGACCGAGCACTACTTCTTTCTGAGCCACAGGATTCCCGATGACGAGGAGCTCGCCTCGAAGCTTGACAGGTACCTGCAGAAGATTGGTTATGCTGGATTCCTCGCAGAAGGCGAGCTTCGAATTGGTGCGAAAGTCTGGGAAGAAAAGATCGAACCAGCCATGCAGGACCCCCGCTGTTCCGGAGTTATCTTCCTATGGACTTCGAAGGCCCATAATCATCCTGCAGCAATGAGGCGGGAACTGAAACTTGCGAAGAAGTACAAGAAGAAGGTGATGTTGCTTCTCCAGAAAAGGGTGCCTCGTCCAGAGGGCTTTCCCAGGAAACCCGAATTCCAGCTTAGTGTGGGGAACACAATTGGAGACTTTGATCTGATTGAGCTCACAAAATCTATTGCTCGTGCCCATGTTAGAGGAGAAATCTAG
- a CDS encoding ThiF family adenylyltransferase, producing the protein MTKLFKIIFPGKLFDEMIRHLRSSRDKESGCYLLAHRYAGRGDIMVATIVGIIKPETGSWERQGEHTLRPTSAFINQAAVAAEREGCGLFFVHTHPNLDHPPTFSPIDEETNSRLLPNLAEILPGAPIGSLVLSGAGLYGEILQQNKLRPITIAKVNGRTTSTLDVPGIKGFAGSSSERVDRQVRALGNKVQIQIAQSTAVIVGAGGTGSAVATQLARMGIKKLILIDMDSIDQSNLSRVYGANQKDVGKSKVRVLKKYLESFSNTEVEAVVADVTKEDVTKTIAESDVIFGCTDNLTSRALMNDVALQYYIPLVDIGCRIHLYEHRAIRQAVVKVQVVTPDDACLWCTGTLEGMAILQESMSPAEKRRLVSEGYYEPAEKQPSVISITSLAGSVGVNKFLALLGVFGDDYPTRTQIELKSEFMISDSPNIRQDCVCHARRGMGDSRRIAFPKTKALKTIGPDA; encoded by the coding sequence GTGACTAAGTTGTTCAAGATCATCTTCCCTGGGAAGCTGTTTGACGAAATGATTCGGCATCTAAGGAGCAGCAGAGACAAGGAGAGCGGATGCTACCTTTTGGCCCATCGTTATGCCGGCAGGGGAGATATCATGGTGGCGACAATCGTAGGGATAATCAAGCCAGAGACGGGATCCTGGGAGCGGCAAGGCGAACATACGCTGAGGCCTACTTCGGCATTTATCAATCAGGCTGCAGTGGCTGCCGAAAGAGAAGGATGCGGCTTGTTCTTCGTCCACACTCATCCTAACTTGGATCATCCCCCTACCTTTAGTCCCATCGACGAGGAGACAAATTCTAGGCTGCTCCCGAATCTTGCTGAGATACTCCCTGGTGCGCCGATTGGTAGCCTAGTCCTCAGCGGTGCAGGGTTATATGGCGAAATCCTTCAACAAAACAAACTACGCCCGATAACCATTGCGAAGGTCAATGGTAGGACGACGTCTACTTTGGACGTCCCCGGGATTAAAGGCTTCGCCGGATCGTCATCAGAGCGGGTCGATAGGCAGGTCAGAGCCCTCGGAAACAAAGTGCAGATCCAAATCGCCCAGAGCACGGCCGTCATTGTCGGCGCAGGGGGCACCGGTTCAGCAGTTGCCACTCAGCTCGCCAGGATGGGGATTAAGAAGCTCATTTTGATTGACATGGACAGCATAGACCAAAGCAATCTCTCAAGAGTCTATGGCGCGAACCAGAAGGATGTTGGAAAGAGCAAAGTGAGAGTGTTGAAGAAATATCTCGAAAGTTTCTCCAATACCGAAGTCGAGGCTGTTGTGGCAGATGTGACGAAGGAGGACGTCACGAAGACAATCGCAGAGTCAGACGTAATCTTCGGATGCACAGATAATCTGACTAGTCGCGCCTTAATGAACGACGTTGCCCTCCAATATTACATCCCGCTGGTCGACATTGGGTGTAGGATTCATCTTTACGAACACCGAGCGATACGTCAGGCCGTTGTAAAGGTACAGGTCGTCACCCCAGACGACGCATGCCTCTGGTGCACTGGAACTCTCGAAGGCATGGCTATTCTTCAAGAATCAATGTCACCGGCAGAGAAGCGGCGATTGGTGAGTGAGGGATATTACGAACCTGCCGAAAAACAACCAAGCGTAATTTCGATTACCAGTCTCGCCGGGAGCGTTGGAGTGAACAAATTCCTCGCACTCCTCGGCGTCTTCGGAGATGACTATCCGACCAGAACGCAAATCGAACTCAAATCGGAATTCATGATTAGCGACAGCCCGAATATTCGCCAGGATTGCGTGTGTCACGCTAGGCGAGGAATGGGAGACAGTCGAAGGATAGCTTTCCCTAAGACTAAGGCGCTGAAGACAATTGGTCCGGATGCCTAG
- a CDS encoding E2/UBC family protein: MLSTAGSLIPDELNRDLSTLAERGFEYQVREEGPRVYVLFANYPLPSDVYYLGGMSVDTTRLLIFTTQFYPNAGFDMFWVEEGLTLKGGGIPKNADVIETYLGQQWRRFSYHPYNNRPWNPSEDNVVSFMANVDHRLGRGD, from the coding sequence ATGCTCAGTACGGCTGGAAGTTTGATTCCTGATGAACTGAACCGGGACCTTTCCACCTTGGCTGAAAGGGGCTTCGAATACCAGGTCAGAGAAGAGGGGCCAAGGGTATACGTCCTGTTCGCAAATTATCCCCTTCCAAGCGACGTCTATTACCTTGGTGGGATGTCCGTGGACACGACGAGGCTGTTGATATTCACGACCCAGTTCTACCCGAACGCAGGGTTTGACATGTTTTGGGTGGAAGAAGGTCTGACACTCAAGGGAGGTGGCATCCCTAAGAACGCCGATGTCATTGAGACATACCTCGGTCAACAATGGAGGCGATTCAGCTACCATCCCTACAACAATCGCCCGTGGAATCCTTCCGAGGACAACGTGGTCAGTTTCATGGCAAATGTGGACCACAGACTTGGGAGAGGTGACTAA
- a CDS encoding multiubiquitin domain-containing protein, with the protein MAAESKENKVFLIFVNKKELKVQEEVLTGQQILTAAGYDPSQYSLYLIRGQKSDPIQPGEPVKMENGLHFNAILSNAQYGWKFDS; encoded by the coding sequence ATGGCAGCAGAATCGAAGGAGAACAAGGTTTTCTTAATCTTCGTGAACAAGAAGGAGTTGAAGGTGCAGGAGGAAGTCCTTACAGGGCAGCAGATTCTCACAGCTGCCGGATACGACCCTAGTCAATACTCGCTCTATTTGATCCGCGGACAAAAGAGCGATCCAATTCAGCCTGGCGAGCCCGTCAAGATGGAGAACGGACTTCATTTCAACGCGATTCTAAGCAATGCTCAGTACGGCTGGAAGTTTGATTCCTGA
- a CDS encoding DUF6293 family protein codes for MLGNLRIHITPVGYEFRRVTEPLVRMQADKVYLVTYRTDDSAKKYFASVKKELLQNYKHIQVEEVFVDIWDLYECLERFRSIVTQERAAGNFVYINVSTGTKVTAMAGMLACMLWGASPYYAPVSYPSARTLDVPPTEHVEDPETFPVYEIRKPRPDQLKVLGMLKANSGKMRKAKLIEELESARIIGLRDETKISLSASAKHSQLRAILNPMEREWNFIVVESSGRRSDVFLTEKGETALKIFGASTA; via the coding sequence ATGTTGGGGAACCTCAGGATTCATATTACTCCCGTTGGGTACGAATTCCGAAGAGTGACGGAACCGCTCGTCAGAATGCAGGCGGACAAGGTGTACCTGGTGACTTATCGCACGGATGATTCAGCCAAAAAGTACTTCGCCTCAGTCAAGAAGGAGCTTTTGCAGAATTACAAACACATCCAAGTAGAGGAGGTATTCGTCGACATCTGGGACCTTTACGAGTGCCTTGAGAGATTTCGGAGCATCGTGACTCAGGAGCGAGCGGCAGGGAACTTCGTGTACATCAACGTCTCGACTGGAACCAAGGTAACCGCTATGGCCGGGATGCTCGCTTGTATGCTCTGGGGAGCATCTCCCTACTACGCACCAGTATCTTACCCATCTGCTAGGACGTTAGACGTTCCGCCTACTGAGCACGTCGAAGACCCCGAGACCTTCCCTGTGTATGAAATCAGGAAGCCGAGACCCGACCAGCTGAAGGTTCTCGGGATGCTCAAAGCTAACTCGGGGAAGATGAGGAAGGCAAAGCTCATCGAGGAGTTGGAGTCGGCCAGGATCATCGGGCTGAGAGACGAGACGAAGATATCCTTGAGCGCGTCTGCGAAACACAGCCAGCTGCGTGCGATACTCAATCCGATGGAGAGAGAATGGAACTTCATTGTAGTTGAATCGAGCGGAAGAAGGAGTGATGTGTTCCTGACTGAGAAGGGAGAAACAGCTTTGAAAATCTTTGGGGCTTCAACTGCGTAG
- a CDS encoding DUF2075 domain-containing protein — MKLYSGTTHEFVRDILENKLTDELRRAYEDYFYRVANPSEVASWTNSLQFVKNLVELASLNDNQIIVEYIPPYSSMRIDCMLFGRGSNQADNVVLIELKQWTKVTESEIQDNVVTFVGGADRSEAHPSFQAKGYDGYLRDYLRVFEDNPPLNLTSVAYCHNYSKTSDVLFGPNFQDILERYPLFAKEDVTKLAELLKFKLASGHGLEVFNRFTNSSVGPSKKLLEHARRMIEGQNAFHLVEDQITAYNTIIDRAKKSARLGKKTVIVVQGGPGTGKSLIALNAVAELGSKGIKVFHATGSAAFTSTLRKILGQRAGTLFKYFNSFSNTGENEIDVLVCDEAHRIRRTSNDRYTKRDERSEKPQVDELIGSAKLSVFFIDNYQVVRPFEIGSTQLIKDTARKFGADFYEFELKTQFRCSGSDGYLNWLDNTLGVRETPNKMLTPSEKMDFRIFDNPLSLYEAIRAKNDEKPNSARMVAGFCWPWSDPNPDGTLKEDVVIGEFRMTWEAKNEASRVAPGIPRAKFWAFDPNGVDQMGSIYTIQGFEFDYVGVVFGKDLLFDSARRIWVGEPKNSADGSVKRDKENFLLYVRNAYRVLMTRGMLGCYVCFMDKNTEDYFRSRIDQGLLHRGPSALQK, encoded by the coding sequence TTGAAGCTCTATTCTGGAACTACCCATGAATTCGTTCGGGACATTCTTGAGAACAAACTCACTGATGAACTAAGGAGAGCGTACGAGGATTACTTCTATAGGGTAGCAAACCCTTCAGAAGTCGCTTCGTGGACAAACTCGCTACAATTTGTCAAGAATCTCGTTGAGCTGGCATCTCTGAATGACAACCAGATTATTGTCGAATACATTCCTCCATACTCGAGCATGAGAATCGATTGTATGCTCTTCGGCCGGGGAAGCAACCAAGCAGACAATGTCGTTTTGATTGAGCTCAAACAGTGGACGAAGGTAACGGAATCTGAAATACAAGATAATGTTGTGACGTTTGTTGGAGGTGCCGATCGATCTGAAGCTCATCCGTCTTTCCAAGCCAAAGGATATGATGGGTATTTGCGAGACTATCTACGGGTCTTTGAGGATAACCCACCGCTAAACCTCACCTCCGTGGCCTACTGCCACAATTACTCTAAGACTTCCGATGTACTCTTCGGCCCCAATTTTCAGGACATTTTGGAGAGATACCCTTTGTTCGCGAAAGAAGACGTGACGAAGCTAGCCGAACTGTTGAAATTCAAATTAGCCTCTGGGCACGGACTTGAGGTCTTCAATCGGTTCACTAACAGTTCGGTGGGACCTTCAAAGAAGCTCCTTGAACATGCGAGAAGGATGATAGAAGGCCAGAACGCATTTCACCTAGTGGAAGACCAAATAACGGCGTACAACACAATAATCGACAGAGCGAAGAAATCTGCACGACTTGGGAAGAAGACCGTCATAGTTGTCCAGGGCGGACCAGGGACGGGCAAGTCTCTAATTGCACTAAATGCGGTGGCAGAATTGGGGTCGAAAGGCATCAAAGTCTTTCACGCAACAGGATCAGCGGCCTTTACCAGCACCCTTCGTAAGATCCTTGGCCAACGGGCGGGAACCCTCTTCAAGTACTTCAACAGCTTCTCCAACACAGGAGAGAACGAAATCGACGTCTTAGTATGCGATGAAGCCCATAGAATACGGAGAACAAGTAATGACAGATACACGAAGAGAGATGAACGGTCAGAGAAACCGCAAGTCGATGAGCTCATCGGCAGCGCAAAACTCTCGGTCTTCTTTATTGATAATTATCAAGTTGTAAGACCATTTGAAATCGGAAGTACACAGCTAATCAAAGACACCGCCAGGAAGTTTGGAGCTGATTTCTATGAGTTCGAGTTGAAGACCCAGTTCCGTTGCAGCGGTTCGGATGGGTATCTCAACTGGTTGGATAATACCTTGGGTGTCCGTGAAACGCCAAACAAAATGCTAACGCCGAGTGAGAAGATGGATTTCCGGATTTTTGACAACCCCCTTTCGCTCTACGAAGCGATTCGGGCGAAGAATGACGAGAAGCCCAACTCTGCACGAATGGTAGCGGGCTTCTGTTGGCCTTGGAGCGACCCCAATCCTGATGGCACTCTCAAAGAGGACGTCGTGATTGGGGAATTCAGAATGACTTGGGAAGCCAAGAATGAGGCGAGCCGTGTCGCCCCAGGAATCCCAAGAGCAAAATTTTGGGCCTTCGACCCGAATGGGGTGGATCAGATGGGAAGCATCTACACGATTCAAGGCTTTGAGTTTGATTATGTCGGAGTCGTCTTCGGAAAAGACTTATTGTTTGATTCCGCCCGAAGGATATGGGTAGGAGAGCCTAAGAACTCTGCAGATGGCTCCGTAAAAAGGGACAAAGAGAACTTCCTCCTCTACGTCAGAAATGCATACAGAGTGTTGATGACCAGAGGGATGCTTGGCTGTTACGTGTGCTTTATGGACAAGAATACGGAGGATTATTTCAGGTCCCGAATCGACCAAGGCTTGCTCCATCGAGGGCCATCAGCTTTGCAAAAGTAA
- a CDS encoding nucleotide pyrophosphohydrolase gives MKDSVTEVEQLKLMVKKFSDDRDWDKYHNAKDLAIGVVTESSELLQRFRFKSDKEIDSLLKSPKARLAIGEEIADTLYFLLRLAQRYDFDLSTELQKKIEKNETRYPIKTAKGSNKKYDELTA, from the coding sequence GTGAAGGACTCTGTTACGGAAGTCGAGCAGCTAAAATTGATGGTAAAGAAATTCTCCGATGATAGAGACTGGGACAAATACCACAACGCAAAGGATCTGGCCATCGGAGTTGTGACGGAGAGTTCAGAATTGTTGCAGCGCTTTAGGTTCAAGTCAGACAAAGAGATCGATTCGTTGCTGAAATCTCCAAAAGCCAGGCTTGCAATCGGCGAGGAGATAGCTGATACGCTATACTTCCTTCTCAGATTGGCCCAACGTTATGACTTCGACCTTTCCACTGAACTGCAGAAGAAGATCGAGAAGAACGAAACTAGGTACCCAATAAAAACCGCAAAAGGATCAAATAAGAAATATGATGAGTTGACCGCTTGA